In the genome of Brachypodium distachyon strain Bd21 chromosome 3, Brachypodium_distachyon_v3.0, whole genome shotgun sequence, the window GCatcttacatgtgggcccgaTTTGTCGGTTTCGCTGTCACAGGCACTAATCCGGACATTTTGggttttctgaagaaaaaaaattacaccaAAACCTTTGTCAAACTGTTGCAAGCCTTTAGACATGTGTCTCCGTGATACCCTAACCCCAAAACCCgtgattttctgaaatttactctccGGCTAAACCAAGAtataatattttatttttttatagcCTGTGTAGGTCATCTTATTAAACTTCCTCCTAAGGAGCGATAATGCAATCTTTCTCGCAAAAGGAGGAAATCATCCGTGAGCATCATTACTATAATCGACCACTGTCGGGAAAACGTGCACTCTTATGAATGTACAGCTACGACTGACGGTTATACTTAACTTTATCGTTGGGAACTAAATTAACTAATTAAGTACGCTTGCAACGGTGCTCCTAATGATTATGACGGAACTAAACACAGGCTTTATATATACTAAtggaaatgcccgtgcgctATCACAGCCCAAACACAAGATGGTCGTATTTGTATACACTATCTAAGGATTCTAATCTTTCCGGCCCAAAGCATATAAATCTAACACACTAAAAATCTGAAGGATGTGActacatgtatataaatacACAAGGTGTGGCCTCATACAACAGATGCAAAAGATACTTATTGATTGAGAAATCGAATCAGGTTGGCTGATTCAGATTGGCCAAATCTCTTTTTGCTATTCCGCCTCTTATGGTTTTATTATATTCTAGTTGTAATCTCTCTTTCCTCTTTGTCTTCATGGACCATGAACTAATTGCAAGAACTAAATGAAACAAGATCAGAAACATGAACATTTGGAAGAAAGATCTGAACCATGAACGGAAAGTAACGAGATCTGtcatagaaaaatgcaagaacaaatatctagaaagaacaaacaaccaaaacagaatctcagaaaaaaggaaaaaaaatatccatCGCCCTATGTCCTAATAGAGGCTGAGttcattgatttgttgaaTCAAGGAATGAATCTGAACGAGGAGCTCACAAGAGGTGAAGCACAAGGCAGTGGGTCGTTCTGTCCTCACTGACCCAACATCTCCTTGTCTCTGCCTGGATCTCGCCGGACTGCTCCTCGTTAGCTGCGGTGCTTCGCTTCTAGAGACAGGGCAACTGGGGCACGCCGTGGTCGGGGAAGAGGGAATGGGGCATGGTCATGGAAGAGGGGCGAACGCTCCGATTCTGCCGATCTCACCATGGTGCACGCAGCCAACGCAAacaaggccaaggccatgtGCGGTTGCAGCGAGCTCGCGaggaccgccgccgcttcaTGCGGCGCCTCTTCTGCTGTTGCTGCCTCGGCGGCCATGTTTGATTTTCGCGTGCGTGAGCAACTTCAGAAACACGTCGCTTcgtcgcctctctctctcatctccACGGCTCGTCCACTTCATTTTCCCCGATGGACTGGCTCATTGACTCTCTCTCAGACCGTTTATTAtccatggcggtggcggcgaatCCAGTCTCCATGACGGCGTGCGCAGgagaggagcgcggcggcgacgggccgTCCATAGATCTTtgccggcggagatggcgCTGCGGCGTGCAGAACGAGACGCGAGGTACTCTTTAGTGCCAATTTTGGCTGGCACTGTTCTGAAAAGCGGTAATATagtatgtttgttttttcatatCAGCTGCAGATATGCTTGTCCTAAAGCACCAAAGTCCTTTTTCTGCCAGCCCTCTAAACTAATCCCGATCCAGATTCCTGAAATCAATCCATCGCTGGAGTCCATTAAGCTTTTTTTTGTTCGAGTGTGCAGCAGGTTCATCCATGCATCATAGTGTGATGATGCTACGCTCACAGAAAACTGATGCGAAAACAAGAGGCTCAGAGAAATAAATTGAATATATATCGCACACTGTACGTAtacaaaattacaaatttATAACTTGGATCTGATTACACACTGGTAGTATGATGTACTCCATATGGGTAGTGTCAGTGGACGGGAGATGGAGCACATGCAAAGCTTgccttcctccccttcttccgaAAACATGCATGTTGAGGACGCTACAGGACGACGCCCCACTGCACACATATATGACACGCCCGACAGACGGCATCTCATCAAACTTCCTGATCGATCCCATGCAAAGAGCAAATAAATTAAGGCAGTGATTTGGACCGATCGACAGAGAGCACGTGTCtggctcgatcgatcgggcCGGCCGGGGTTGGTCAGTTAATCGATGATCAGCTGAATTGAACGAAGGAGCGGTAGTCGGTGTTGGCCCTCCAGTTGGCCGGGATGACATTGTTGGCAACGAGCTGCTTGCCGGAGTCGCTGGTGATGCGCATGGAGAAGGGCGCCTGGAGGCGGTGGTTGGAGTCCATCCGCCAGATGGAGCCCCAGGACTCGCGCATCGGGACCCATTGCCCGGAGTTGGCCTCCTTCATGTCCACCTGGGTCAGGTCGCCGTCCATGTCCTCGTACTCGATCAGCACCGCCAGGTAGACCGCGTTGGAGCCCTCCACCACGTGGAAGTTGATCTTGAGACCGGGGAAGTTGCACGGCACCCTCCTGAACTGGATGTCGATGATGCCCGAGTGGCGGAGCTTGTCGTTGAGGCCAGGCTTCGCCATGGCGCCGAACGCCGTGCCGCTCAGGTCGAAGTGGTACTGGGCCACCGGGTAGTAGTTCATGTCCGTGATCATCACCGTCTTGATGTTGCCCGAGCAGGATTGGTCCTTGTCGCATCGTATCTGAGAAAAAACAGAGCAACAACAGGTCAACCACTGTCTCTGGGTTGTGTCCGAGTCCCATGAAAATTCTGTAATCGTAAGTGTACCTGGTAGCAGGAGCCGCAGCCCTTGCCGTCCTTGAACAGAGGCTGGTTGCCGCAGGAGGTCATGGAGGAGAAAGGGTACTGGTTCACGTTCTTGAACCCGCACGCACCGCCTGCACGCAcacatcaatcaatcaatcagaTAAAGATTAAGCCACGGCCGGCGCGTTTGGAAAGAACAGAGCATCGTCCAGCGCGGGTTGGCATGCCCTTACCGTTGTCATCTGGGCCGGCGCCTGTGGGCGCGCCGTACCAGGTGGCCCTGGCGGGGAGCCAGCCTGAGCTGTAAGCCGCGGAGGTGTCGTAGTTCTCggccggctgctgctcctgctgtgcggcggcggcacaaGCGCCATAGGTGGCAACAAGCACGGACATGAGCGCGACGGCCCCAGCCATAGCCATCTCTTCAGTGAAAGTGTAGTTGCTACTAGTAGTTGTTGTACTGTGGACACTGGTCTGTGTGCTGATGGTTCAAGGGAGGACCATTGCCGGGGCATTTATAGGCAAGGGAGCGGGGACAACGGTCGCTGCATCCGTGTTAGTTAGATCGAGCTAAAGATGCCTCGTTACTGTTCACATTACTCACATGGGGTAGAGAGAGCAGAGAGGGGAGCGAATCATGGAGGATTGGACTCGGAGGCTTCGGTTCACGAGTAGCATTATAAAATGGCATCTCGGCCGCTATGCCATGTTACCCTTGATGGAGAACAGGTGCGCGCGTACCGGCCAATGATTTCTTGGAAGTTTTGTTTATTATTCTCTTGGTTTCGATGGAGATGGGCAACTCGATTGGATTAGCAAAGGTAGAACACGGTTGATCGACCCGGGCACATGCGGTGGGAAACCATGCGCATGAACCCATCATcgaccgccgcccgctcgccaGGTCGATTAGAATACACGGACAGTAGTCTTGGAATCAAATGGAACTTTGGAGGGAATCATCGTATCCGGTTAGGACAAGTATTGCTTGCATGGTTCGGAATTAGGATATCCAacaattctttctttttttgcgggggaGGATATCCAACAATTCACTGCTACTCCCTACtaaatttgttattttctcgtcccaaaataagtaaCGCGGATTTGTacaagaatctatacaaatccacgtcacttattttgaaatggagagagtataacTTCTCCAGCTGGTaccagttttttttactgGGCCGGGACTTCAACAGGTAGTTAGCCTTACTATTAAGACTATCAAAATATGTATAGTTTATAACGATCGGCCCCACAAAATtgattttaattattttttagctTTTGTGCGAGAAATATCAATTTATCCAAGGAGGCTGTTTTCTACGTCTCTTTGGTTTTTCCGTATCCACTTCGTCAATATGTTGGCATGTCAACATTTTTGTAACAACTAACTCATCTTATTGGAGATTCTCTTAGTTTCGACATTGTACCCTCGTCCCACTAGGGATCAAAACTCATGCTTGACGTCCTTTGCTATTTTGGATGTATCCCTGACGAATCGGCTGCCGAAGATGAGGAAATAAGGGAGGTGTAAGAAAAGGATTCTTAGGTTGAAAGTTGTGAAGCATGTCTACCCCAGCCATATACAATGGGCCGTCAGCAACAAGAATCATTACAGGTAGCTTAGTTGCCGCGACAATGAATTCTTGGCCTACAACAATGATCGTCCTAAGTGCTATGAGGATGTGCATTGTCGGTTGTTTATACTACCGTACTTACACTTAGATTCGATGAGCATTATTTTGAACCTGGGTGGACTGGTTCCACCATCAAAAACCAGACCACCTAAGATAGGGTAAGTCCACGCCAAGAACGATTTGTTACCTATGTAGATGCCTTAAGCCACTCTCCTAAGATCAGCGAGGCAGCCCGACAGTAAGTTGTAACTACCATGTCACATTTTTTTGCAAGGACAATGATACACCGGTACGGTGGGCATATGTATCAAATGTAGAATAATACTCCCGATTATTCCCTCTTTTTGCGGGGAGAGCATACTTATTTGTTGGGGCTAGCACTGGCACAAAGGCTGGATACAATGATCGATCTAAAAATGGTTGGATGCAGTGATTGCTTGCAATGATTCCGAGATTAGCTAGTGCTTACATTGATCTGCTGTTCTTCGGTTCTTCCAGTTGCATGTGCTCACCTGCTTAGCGAATCCAGCGAACAGAGATCTGTATCTCGAAGAAAGTAAATGGTTAGAGATCGACGATGGAGATGCACATCTTGGTGATCTATTTTGTTAAGTTCTTTTCTTTAGGGAAGCCTATTTTGTTAAGTGAATTGTACTTCTCGACTtaaagaaaaacatttttttttaaaagacgGTCGATCTCGGTCGTTCGATTAAAGACAAACATGAAAGGTTATCTGCATGAATCATCTCCATTTTGATAGGTCTCACAAAGGAAATGCATGCAAACCACAACGTACTGGACTAGATAATCCAGAATTAACGCACACATCTTTGAACAAAACAACTAACAAATAGCAGAGGACACACACAGTAATGTATATATACTAGTCAGACACTCGATCAATCATATCAATAATTTTGAATCATACATAATTTATAAGCTTGATTTGATTACACTCGATCGGGCATGGGTGGAACTGCGATAGTGGCCGTACGTGCATAGCATGCACATGGATACTACTCCCACAAATAATCTTCACGACCCACAATTTTGCATGGAAAGTAAGCCTAGTGGAAAACCCTCGGTCCATCGTAGACTCGTGGTACTACTAAATTTGGTATGGACAAGGACAACACATGGCACGATACAGTATCGATCAGTTAACGCAACTCGGCCTCGATCCACATGACGCGGTTGATCGAGCTAGTAGTACTGGATGTTGGACCAGTAGTTGGTGTCGGGCTTCCAGTCGGCCGGGATGGCCTGGTGTGCGACCAGCGTGGCGCCGAACTCGCTGCGGATGCGGAGGGAGAAGGGCCCCTGCAGCGGGTGGCCCGAGTCCAGCCTCCAGATGGCGCCCCACGACCGCCTCATCGGCATCCAGTACCCGGTCGGCCCGCCGTACCTGGACTCCATGACGTCCATCTGCACCACGTTCCCGTCCCGGTTCGCGAACAGGACGAGCACCGCCAGGTACATCGGGTTCGACCCGGCCTCCACGTGGAAGATCACGTTTATCCCCGGGTAGTTGCACGGCACCCTCCTGAACTGCATGTCGATGATGCCCGCGTGCCGGAGCTGGTCGTTCTGGCCGTAGTTCGCCATGGCGCCGAACGCCGTCCCGCTCAGGTCGAAGTGGTACCTGGCGACCGGGTAGTAGTTCATGTCGGTGATCATGACGATCTTCGGCTGGCCGGAGCAGGCAGGGTTGTTGACGCTGGTGCATTTGATCTGGTAGCAGGTGCCGCAGCCCGCGCCATCCATGAACAGAGGCTCGTTGCCGCAGGAGGTCATGGACGAGAACGGGTACAGATTGGTGAACTTGTAGCCGCATGCACCACCTGCAGTAGAGGATCATCGACCAACATTATGAGCACGCAGCTGTAAATTGTACAAAGTGCGCACTGCGTACGTAATGCAAGCAAATATGAGCGTGCATGAGCCGTCGCCGAAACATATATATGCACGTACGTGCGCGCTTAATTACCGTTGTCGTCGGGGCCGGCGCCGGTAGGGGCGCCGTACCAGGTGGCCTTGGCGGGGAGCCAGGCGCCGGAGTTGTAGGATCTAGCGGCGTCGTAGCTCTGCGAATGCCCGGAGGTGACGAGCACGGCCGAGAATAGTGCCACAAGGGCAATGGCATTGGCGGAGACACGACCCATCCTCCGGCAAACTACAAAATAGGAAACCTTCTAATTGCTGGAGTAGTGCTACTCCAAATTCCTGTTTGTGCTTTGATGGCTGGGTGAGACGACATTAGCGGGGGATTTATAGACAGGCCCAATAGGCAAAATCAGTTGGGAACGACGAGCTGATAGGCGCGCGTCAATGGCAGTTGCACCCGACGTATACGTGTGTGTATGGCGTGTTAGAGCTGCAAGGTCGTCTCACATGGCTATGGAAGGAATCGTGGAGGAAAGGAGGCAGCGGATTACGGTGTGTTATGCGTACACTATCGTACATGCAGTATACGCGGATACCGGGTAATGATTTGGATGCATAAGTCAAACATTAACCCTGCGCTTAGCCGATTCTTAGCACATGGATATATCTTCGTTAGGGCATACAAAATGCAGGTGCTTAATTACTTAATCAACAAAACAGTTTTTTTCGTCACGTAGGATATGATACGCTTATCTTGAAGCGGACTTTCTGCACCCACTTGTGATATAGGAGTAATGCCAGGCCAGCATAACCACTTGACGGATGCCACATCAGCATTGACCCAATCCGTTAACCCGCGATTAAACCCCATGGCCTCCATTCTCCTTCACTGCTCCCAACCTGTAAGAATCGCGTGAAACAGACAAACTATCGGTTTTGTGCTACTTGAGATAAATTGcttcaaaatgtgtggttaTGCGGACAATTTTGCGATAAGTGTGGTTCAGCGATACTGAAGAGCTTCATGCACTAggcaacgcaaccaaaagaccgatctaaTGGAAAGGTCTAGCCAATcaacttatacttcaacactccCCTCACGTGTGGCTCCCGCAGACTTAAACATGGACTGAAAGTGTGTCGCAATTTAATTGCGACAACCGGGTCTCGAACTCGAGACCTCTTGGttctgataccatgaagagaccgatctgatggaaaaTGCTACGTAATCAagttatacttcaacagaTACGATTGTcccaaaaattatgattttcTAAAACCTACTATTAACACTTTAGAGTAGAAAGAGA includes:
- the LOC100826247 gene encoding expansin-B6, which gives rise to MAMAGAVALMSVLVATYGACAAAAQQEQQPAENYDTSAAYSSGWLPARATWYGAPTGAGPDDNGGACGFKNVNQYPFSSMTSCGNQPLFKDGKGCGSCYQIRCDKDQSCSGNIKTVMITDMNYYPVAQYHFDLSGTAFGAMAKPGLNDKLRHSGIIDIQFRRVPCNFPGLKINFHVVEGSNAVYLAVLIEYEDMDGDLTQVDMKEANSGQWVPMRESWGSIWRMDSNHRLQAPFSMRITSDSGKQLVANNVIPANWRANTDYRSFVQFS
- the LOC100841962 gene encoding expansin-B2, whose translation is MGRVSANAIALVALFSAVLVTSGHSQSYDAARSYNSGAWLPAKATWYGAPTGAGPDDNGGACGYKFTNLYPFSSMTSCGNEPLFMDGAGCGTCYQIKCTSVNNPACSGQPKIVMITDMNYYPVARYHFDLSGTAFGAMANYGQNDQLRHAGIIDMQFRRVPCNYPGINVIFHVEAGSNPMYLAVLVLFANRDGNVVQMDVMESRYGGPTGYWMPMRRSWGAIWRLDSGHPLQGPFSLRIRSEFGATLVAHQAIPADWKPDTNYWSNIQYY